ACAATTCCGGGGCCGAACCGAGCGCCTTTACTTTTTGTTTACCAGGAGAGCCGAAGGTTAACGCTGGCCGCGCATTCTGACGCTCGGCTGACGCGGCGTGACCGGGCGGATTCTCCGCGGCGCGATCCCGTGCAGCATCGAGCCGTCACTTGCGCCTGAGCCCGGTTGGTTGCGGGCACAACGAGTATGAGCGCAAGCAATGCATGGTGGAGGGCGCCTCGCCAAGTCGTCGCGACTGTCGGGGATTCAGTCTGATCTGAAAGCGGTCGCCGTCGCGGCCGTCGCGCTGCTGCGCCATCGGATGGCCCGCCGCAACCGGCCGCAGCCGCGCCCGACCAAGCGGCTGGCCCGGCCCGAGCCGCAGCACGGCGTCATCGCGGTGCTGGAGAAGTACACGCCGCGCCGGATCGGCGTTTTCGCCACCGCGCTGATCCTGCTCGGCAGCGCCGGTCTCGGCATCGTCAAGGGCGGCCATGTCGACGAGTTCGTGCAGGGGGTGGACGACGCCCGCAACGCGGTCGCCAACATCGCCGGCTTCCGCATCGAACGGGTCGCGCTCAGCGGCCGCAAGCAGTTGACGCAGGACGAGATTCTGGCGATCGGCGGGGTCACCGGGCGGTCGTCGCTGCTGTTCCTCGATGCCGCAGCGGTGCGTGACAAGTTGAAGGCGAACCCGTGGATCGCCGACGCCACGGTTCTGAAGTTCTATCCCAGCGAGTTGCAGATCGACATCGTCGAGCGCACCGCCTTCGCGCGCTGGCAACTCGACGGCCGCACCTCGGTGATCGCCGAGGACGGCGCCGTGCTGGAGCCTTATGTGGCGCGCCGCTTCCTGTCGCTGCCGCTGGTGGTGGGCAGCGGAGCGGGCAGTCGCGCCAAGGATTTTCTCGCGCTGCTCGGGCGCTATCCGCAGATCCAGTCGCAGACCCGCGCGGTCGCGCTGGTCGGGGAGCGGCGGTGGAACGTCTGGCTGACCAATGGGCTGGTGATCCGGCTGCCGGAGCACGAGGTCGGCAATTCGCTGGCGATGCTGAGCAAGCTCGATCAGGACGACAAACTGTTTTCGCGCGACATCACCGCGATCGACATGCGGCTGCCCGATCGCCTGACCGTGCGGCTGTCGGACAACGCCGCCAAGGCGCGCGAAGAGCAGTTCAGCAAGGACAAGAAGTCCAAAAAGAAGGCTGGTGACGCGTGACCGGCTTCGACCGCACCCAGACGCCGAAGACACGCCCGATGCCGCCGCATCGCACCGCGATGGTGGCGTCGCTGGACATTGGCACCAGCAAGATCGCCTGCATGATCGCGCGGCTCAAGCCGTGCCCGCCGAAGGACGCGCTGCGCGGCCGCAGCCACGCCGTCGAACTGGTCGGTTACAGCCAGATCCAGTCGCGCGGCGTCAAGGCCGGGGCCGTGGTGGATATGGTCGAGTGCGAGAAGGCGATCCGCCACGCCGTGGCGCTCGCCGAGCGGATGGCCAAGGTGCGGGTCGAATCCGTGCTGCTGTCGGTGTCGGCCGGCCGGCTGCAGGGACAACTGATCGAGGCCGCCGCCGATATCAAGGGCGGCGCGGTCACCGCCGACGATGTCAGTCGCGTCACCTCGACCGGCATGCATCACGCCACCGCGCCCGGCCGCGCCGTGCTGCACGCGCTGCCGGTCGGCTACACGCTCGACGGCGTCAAGGGTATCCGCGATCCACGCGGCATGGTCGCGCGTCAGTTCGGCGTCGACATGAACGTGGTCACCGCCGACGCCACCGTCGCCAAGAACCTGATGCTCGCGGTCGAGCGCTGTCATCTCGAGGTCGAGGCGATGGCGGCGAGTCCTTATGTCGCAGGCCTGTCGGTGCTGACCGACGACGAAGCCGATATCGGCGCCGCGCTGATCGAGATGGGGGCGGGGACGACCACGATGGCGGTCTACTCGGCCGGCCGCTTCGTCCACGCCGGCGGATTTGCGCTCGGCGGGCATCACATCACGATGGATCTCGCGCGTGGATTAGGTGCCTGCATTGCGGATGCCGAGCGAATCAAGACGTTATATGGCACGGTGCTAACTGGCGGTTCTGATGCGCGCGAGCTGATGTCGATCCCTGCCGCCGGGGACAATGAGCGGGATGCTCCGCAAGTGATCTCCCGCGCGACGATCGCGAACATCATCCGGCATCGCGCCGAGGAGATTTTTGAGATGGTCCGGGACCGGCTGGCGGATTCGCCGTTTGCTGCAGAGCCGCGCGCGCGCGTGGTGCTGAGCGGCGGCGCGTCGCAGCTCACCGGCATTCCCGAACTGGCGACGCGGATTCTCGGCCGTCCGGTGCGGGTCGGCCGTCCGCTCGGTTTCGGCCGGCTTCCCACCGAGGCCAAGAGCGCATCCTTCGCCGTTCCCACCGGCCTGCTGGTGTATCCGCAATACGCTCATCTCGAACACATCGAGCCCCGACACGCCCGGCAGGTCCGGAGTGCCGATCACGCCGGCTACTTCGGCAAGGTCGGCCGCTGGCTGCGCGAGGGTTTCTGATGACTCTATTCCGCCCCCTTCCGCTTTCACAGATCGCCCAGGCCCATCGCCCGGGACTTCACGAACCAACGCTCGCGTAATCGAGAGGCAACCATGACGATCAATCTCAACGTTCCCGACATTCGCGAGCTGCGGCCCCGGATCACCGTGTTCGGAGTCGGCGGCGCCGGCGGCAATGCGGTCAACAACATGATCACCGCCGGGCTGGATGGCGTCGACTTCGTCGTCGCCAACACCGACGCGCAGGCGCTGACGATGTCGAAGGCGCAGCGGCTGATCCAGATGGGCACCCAGGTGACCCAGGGTCTCGGCGCCGGCTCGCAGCCCGATGTCGGCTCCGCCGCGGCGCAGGAAGTCATCGACGAGATTCGCGATCACCTCACCGGCGCCAACATGGTGTTCGTCACCGCCGGCATGGGCGGCGGCACCGGCACCGGCGCGGCGCCGGTGATCGCCAAGGCCGCCCGCGAGATGGGTATCCTCACCGTCGGCGTGGTCACCAAGCCGTTCCACTTCGAGGGCGCCCGCCGGATGCGGACCGCCGAGTCCGGCATCACCGAACTGCACAAGGTGGTCGACACTCTCCTGATCATCCCGAACCAGAACCTGTTCCGCGTCGCCAACGAGAAGACCACCTTCGCCGACGCCTTCGCGATGGCCGACCAGGTGCTGTATTCGGGCGTCGCCTGCATCACCGACCTGATGGTGAAAGAAGGCCTGATCAACCTCGACTTCGCCGACGTCCGCGCGGTGATGCGCGAGATGGGCAAGGCGATGATGGGCACCGGCGAAGCCTCCGGCGAGAAGCGCGCGTTGACCGCCGCCGAAGCCGCGATCGCCAATCCGCTGATCGACGACTCGTCGATGAAGGGTGCGCGCGGCCTGCTGATCTCGATCACCGGCGGCAAGGACCTGACGCTGTTCGAAGTCGACGAAGCCGCCACCCGCATCCGCGAGGAGGTCGATCAGGACGCCAATATCATCGTCGGCGCCACCTTCGACGAGAGCCTCGACGGCATCATTCGCGTCTCGGTCGTGGCCACCGGCATCGAGCAGGCGCAGTTGTCGCGGAACGCAGCCGCGGCCGGCGCGGCTGCCAATGCTGCGCCGGCTGACAGCCGTCTGGCTGAACTGACCGCCAAGCTGCGCGCCGACAATCTGCGCATCGCGGAAGCCGCCGCCGCCCGCGCGGCGCAGGCTGCCGCTGCGCCGGCTCCGGCCGCCGCTGCCCCGGTGGCCCGCGCCGCCAATGTCGAGCGTGCGGCGCTCGCCGCGATCGCTGCCGCCGTCAGTAACGAGCAGATGCCGGCTCAGGACGTCGCTCAGGCGCCGGTGCAGTCCGCGTCCTATGGCGACGTCACCGTCCGTCCGATCCCGCAGAAGCCGTCGCTGTTCCCCGACGTCGAGCCGACGCGCGCGACGCACGAGGAGCCCGAGACTCCGGACGCCTTCATTCCGCAGCAGCCCGACCGGGCCGCTCTGCGCGCGCCGCGGATGCCGCGGTTCGACGAATTGCCGGTGCCCGCCCAGAACGAGATCCGTCAGGCCGCCCGCAGCGAGTTCGACGACGAGCCGCAGAAGACCCGGCTGTCGCTGCTGCAGCGTCTCGCCAACGGCCTCAGCCGTCGCGAAGACGAAGCCGAGCCCGCGGCTCCGGCGCGCGGCGTCGCCGCGCCCGCAATGCCGCAGATGCCGCCCCTGCCGGAACGCCGCCCGCAGCGCAGCGTCGCCGAGCAAATGGGCGGCCCGGACCCGGTGTCGGAATACGCCAAACGCCCGGCGCCGCAGGGCCTCGACATCCATGGGCGGCCCGCACCTGTTGCGCCCCTGCCACAGGGGGACGACCATCTGGATATCCCCGCCTTCCTGCGGCGGCAGGCGAACTGATCCGATGCCTCATTTCTGACGATGACAAGACCCCGGAAGCTAGCTTCCGGGGTCTTTGTTTGACACGCTGCGGAGCTCGTAGATATCCAGTAAGTCTATGTTTCCATTTGCTAAATGGGTTTTCTGCAGAAGCGGGAACGATTGCGATGGCGCCACGATTGAGTCCGAATTCGAGGAGCCGGCGGCGGTAATGCGGCGGAGTTGGGGTAACAATTCGTAAAAAAGCGTGAGTTGGCGCTCTTTGAGGCAGTGCTATGGTTTCTTGGACTTGGGGACACACGGTCGAGTCGCCTGGACGTTATGTCCGGGAAACGACGGACTGGTGGTCATTGGTGGGCACTAGCGCATGAAATTCAGCCGGCAGACAACGCTGCGATCGCAAGCCACGGTCACTGGCGTCGGTGTCCACTCCGGTCGTCCGGCCACGCTCTCCATCGGACCCGCCTCCATCGACGCGGGTTATATTTTTGTCCGCAGCGGTCTCGACGGCGGTGACCGCGAAATCCAGGCCAATGCCAAATCGGTGGTCGCCACCGAACTCGCCACCGTGCTGGGCGATAGCGACGGCCCGCTGGTTTCGACGGCCGAGCACGTCCTTGCCGCGCTGCGCGGCATGGGCATCGACAATGCCACCATCGAAGTCGACGGCCCCGAAGTGCCGATCATGGACGGCAGCGCCGCGCCTTTCGTTGCCGCGATCGACCAGGCCGGCATCCGCGAGCAATCGGCGCCGCGCCGCTTCATCCAGGTTCTCAAGCCGGTCCGCGTGTCGCACGGCGACTCGTTCGGCGAGCTTCGCCCCTATACCGGTGGTTTCCGCGTCGAGGTCGACATCGACTTCGCCAATCCGGTCATCGGTCAGCAGAATTACAGCCTCGGCGTCGAGCCGGAAGCCTTCCGCCGCGAAATCGCCCGCGCCCGCACCTTCGGCTGCATGAGCGACGTCGCCCGGCTGTGGGAAATGGGCTACGCGCTCGGCGCGTCGTTCGAGAATTCGGTGGTGTTCGACGACGAGCGGCTGCTCAACGCCGAAGGCCTGCGCTATGCCGACGAATGCGCCCGCCACAAGCTGCTCGACGCGATCGGCGATCTGGCGCTGGCGGGTCTGCCGATTCTGGGCGCCTATCGCTCGATGCGGGGTGGCCACAAGCTCAACCATTCGGTGCTGACCGCGCTTCTGGCCGATCGCACCAACTTCCGAGTGATCGAAGCCGAGCCGGCGCGCCGCGCGGTGCGGGGCCACGCCGAAGCCGTCACCCGCCTGGCCGGCGGCATGGTCGCCCCGGCCTACGGTCCGGATATGTCCTGATCCGACGGGGCACGACATCGACCGCCTTCGCGACCACGACTGGCGGCCCGTCATCTCCATATCCCGCCGCTTTTCCCCGTCTGCCAGCCGCCGCCGCCCGATCGCCTTATTCCCGGCGAAATGCCTGCGTACCCGGTTGGTCCAGTAACCTTTTTCGGCTACACAGCCGGAGGTCGACTCCATGCTTCGGGGGCAGGTCGGTGGCTTTCGCCATGGCGGCCTGATCGGATGCCGGGGCGCACCGTTCTCCAGTATGTCAGGTTGGAATTGATGTCGGCACAGCGGCTCGGACTGCGAAACAGGCTGATCTTGCGCGGAAGCGATCGGTTTTGGCGCAGCCTTCCTTTGGTCGCCAGCCTGATGCTGCTGGCGCTGCCGCTCGGCGGCTGCGGCACCGGCGCGATCTGGGACAAGTTCCTGGCCAAGGACGAAGACAAGTTCAACGACGAGCCGGCTGACAAGCTCTACAATGAGGGCTTGTACCTGATGAACAAGGAAAAGGACCTCAAGGGCGCGTCGAAGAAATTCGAGGAAGTCGACCGGCAGCATCCTTATTCCGACTGGGCGCGCAAATCGCTGCTGATGTCGGCCTATTCGTTCTATCAGGCCGGCGACTACGACAGCTGCATCGGCTCCGCCACCCGCTACGTGACGCTGCACCCCGGCAGCCCGGATGCGGCCTATGCGCAATATCTGATCGCCGCGTCGCATTACGACCAGATCCCGGACATCTCTCGCGACCAGGGCCGCACCGAGAAGGCGATCGCCGCGCTCGAGGAAGTCATCCGCAAATATCCGACCTCCGAATACGCCAACCAGGCCAAGCAGAAGCTGGAAGGCGCCCGCGACCAGCTCGCCGGCAAGGAGATGGACGTCGGCCGCTTCTACATGGAGAAGCGCGATTACGCCGCGGCGATCAACCGCTTCAAGACCGTGGTGACGCGCTATCAGACCACCCGCCACGTCGAGGAAGCGCTGGCGCGTCTGACCGAGGCCTATATGGCGATCGGCATCGTCGGCGAGGCGCAGACCGCCGC
The DNA window shown above is from Rhodopseudomonas palustris HaA2 and carries:
- a CDS encoding cell division protein FtsQ/DivIB — translated: MHGGGRLAKSSRLSGIQSDLKAVAVAAVALLRHRMARRNRPQPRPTKRLARPEPQHGVIAVLEKYTPRRIGVFATALILLGSAGLGIVKGGHVDEFVQGVDDARNAVANIAGFRIERVALSGRKQLTQDEILAIGGVTGRSSLLFLDAAAVRDKLKANPWIADATVLKFYPSELQIDIVERTAFARWQLDGRTSVIAEDGAVLEPYVARRFLSLPLVVGSGAGSRAKDFLALLGRYPQIQSQTRAVALVGERRWNVWLTNGLVIRLPEHEVGNSLAMLSKLDQDDKLFSRDITAIDMRLPDRLTVRLSDNAAKAREEQFSKDKKSKKKAGDA
- the ftsA gene encoding cell division protein FtsA, with translation MTGFDRTQTPKTRPMPPHRTAMVASLDIGTSKIACMIARLKPCPPKDALRGRSHAVELVGYSQIQSRGVKAGAVVDMVECEKAIRHAVALAERMAKVRVESVLLSVSAGRLQGQLIEAAADIKGGAVTADDVSRVTSTGMHHATAPGRAVLHALPVGYTLDGVKGIRDPRGMVARQFGVDMNVVTADATVAKNLMLAVERCHLEVEAMAASPYVAGLSVLTDDEADIGAALIEMGAGTTTMAVYSAGRFVHAGGFALGGHHITMDLARGLGACIADAERIKTLYGTVLTGGSDARELMSIPAAGDNERDAPQVISRATIANIIRHRAEEIFEMVRDRLADSPFAAEPRARVVLSGGASQLTGIPELATRILGRPVRVGRPLGFGRLPTEAKSASFAVPTGLLVYPQYAHLEHIEPRHARQVRSADHAGYFGKVGRWLREGF
- the ftsZ gene encoding cell division protein FtsZ — translated: MTINLNVPDIRELRPRITVFGVGGAGGNAVNNMITAGLDGVDFVVANTDAQALTMSKAQRLIQMGTQVTQGLGAGSQPDVGSAAAQEVIDEIRDHLTGANMVFVTAGMGGGTGTGAAPVIAKAAREMGILTVGVVTKPFHFEGARRMRTAESGITELHKVVDTLLIIPNQNLFRVANEKTTFADAFAMADQVLYSGVACITDLMVKEGLINLDFADVRAVMREMGKAMMGTGEASGEKRALTAAEAAIANPLIDDSSMKGARGLLISITGGKDLTLFEVDEAATRIREEVDQDANIIVGATFDESLDGIIRVSVVATGIEQAQLSRNAAAAGAAANAAPADSRLAELTAKLRADNLRIAEAAAARAAQAAAAPAPAAAAPVARAANVERAALAAIAAAVSNEQMPAQDVAQAPVQSASYGDVTVRPIPQKPSLFPDVEPTRATHEEPETPDAFIPQQPDRAALRAPRMPRFDELPVPAQNEIRQAARSEFDDEPQKTRLSLLQRLANGLSRREDEAEPAAPARGVAAPAMPQMPPLPERRPQRSVAEQMGGPDPVSEYAKRPAPQGLDIHGRPAPVAPLPQGDDHLDIPAFLRRQAN
- the lpxC gene encoding UDP-3-O-acyl-N-acetylglucosamine deacetylase; the encoded protein is MKFSRQTTLRSQATVTGVGVHSGRPATLSIGPASIDAGYIFVRSGLDGGDREIQANAKSVVATELATVLGDSDGPLVSTAEHVLAALRGMGIDNATIEVDGPEVPIMDGSAAPFVAAIDQAGIREQSAPRRFIQVLKPVRVSHGDSFGELRPYTGGFRVEVDIDFANPVIGQQNYSLGVEPEAFRREIARARTFGCMSDVARLWEMGYALGASFENSVVFDDERLLNAEGLRYADECARHKLLDAIGDLALAGLPILGAYRSMRGGHKLNHSVLTALLADRTNFRVIEAEPARRAVRGHAEAVTRLAGGMVAPAYGPDMS
- a CDS encoding outer membrane protein assembly factor BamD; translated protein: MSAQRLGLRNRLILRGSDRFWRSLPLVASLMLLALPLGGCGTGAIWDKFLAKDEDKFNDEPADKLYNEGLYLMNKEKDLKGASKKFEEVDRQHPYSDWARKSLLMSAYSFYQAGDYDSCIGSATRYVTLHPGSPDAAYAQYLIAASHYDQIPDISRDQGRTEKAIAALEEVIRKYPTSEYANQAKQKLEGARDQLAGKEMDVGRFYMEKRDYAAAINRFKTVVTRYQTTRHVEEALARLTEAYMAIGIVGEAQTAAAVLGHNFPDSRWYKDAYTLVKSGGLEPTENKGSWISKSFKKLGLG